The following coding sequences are from one Culex quinquefasciatus strain JHB chromosome 1, VPISU_Cqui_1.0_pri_paternal, whole genome shotgun sequence window:
- the LOC6052646 gene encoding transmembrane protein 120 homolog isoform X2: MPLIKNEKMYVKTKKSTPEESEKLAELNKNILKRKAQLHEIEQGLPQKNSLYLNIILGDVNVSILNRSDKVRYKDDYEKFKLILNVIGLLLSFLNIVINYRALELAFIFLLVWYYCTLTIRESILKVNGSRIKGWWRLHHFISTASAGVLLIWPQGEPWQLFRTQFMYFNVYISLVQYMQFGYQKGVLYRLKALGERHDMDITIEGFHSWMWRGLSFLIPFLFIGYIFQAYNAWTLYKLTEHPDATWQIAVLSILFLILFVGNTTTTMLVIPQKLRGRIKERYRLMSLSWAMKARQHNKDDKTEKKDGVEYDKECNKDK, from the exons ATGCCTTTgattaaaaacgaaaaaat gtaTGTTAAAACCAAAAAGAGTACACCAGAAGAATCGGAGAAATTGGCTGAactgaacaaaaatattttaaaacggaAAGCTCAATTGCATGAAATCGAACAAGGACTGCCCCAGAAAAACAGCCTCTATCTAAACATAATTCTTGGTGATGTGAATGTCTCTATCCTAAATAGAAGTGACAAAGTGCGCTACAAAGATGACtacgaaaaatttaaacttattcTAAATGTGATAGGTTTATTGctatcatttttaaacattgttatTAACTATCG AGCGTTGGAACTGGCCTTCATATTTTTGCTGGTATGGTACTACTGTACACTGACAATCAGGGAATCTATCTTGAAG GTGAACGGATCAAGAATCAAAGGATGGTGGAGATTACATCACTTTATTTCTACTGCAAGTGCCGGAGTTCTACTAATCTGGCCACAAGGGGAACCTTGGCAACTTTTCCGGACTCAGTTCATGTACTTTAACGTTTACATAAGTTTAGTACAGTACATGCAGTTCGGCTACCAGAAAGGAGTGTTGTACAGATTGAAAGCACTTGGCGAGAGACATGATATGGACATTACAATTGAAGGCTTCCATTCATGGATGTGGCGCGGATTGAGCTTTCTTATTCCATTCCTCTTCATCGGATACATTTTCCAGGCATACAATGCTTGGACATTATACAAACTAACTGAACATCCAGATGCAACCTGGCAG ATTGCAGTTTTAAGCATACTGTTCCTTATTTTATTCGTTGGAAACACAACAACAACTATGCTTGTGATCCCACAAAAACTACGTGGACGAATAAAGGAGCGATATCGTCTAATGAGTTTGTCATGGGCCATGAAAGCTCGTCAGCATAACAAA GACGACAAAACTGAGAAAAAAGACGGAGTGGAATACGATAAGGAGTGTAATAAGGACAAATAA
- the LOC6052650 gene encoding isoleucine--tRNA ligase, cytoplasmic, translating into MSKRKKNYPYPLEVHHKYGADELRLYLINSPVVRAENLHFKEDGFKDIIKDVFLPWFNAFRFLLQNTDRFEKEDKIVYRYDAGRHASKSLTKVMDVWIHRSKSRYWSLWPRR; encoded by the exons ATGAGCAAGCGCAAGAAGAACTACCCGTACCCGTTGGAGGTGCACCACAAATACGGGGCGGACGAGCTGCGACTGTACCTCATCAATTCGCCGGTTGTGCGCGCGGAGAATTTGCA CTTCAAGGAAGACGGCTTCAAGGACATCATCAAGGACGTGTTCCTGCCGTGGTTCAACGCGTTCCGCTTCCTGTTGCAGAATACTGATCGGTTCGAGAAGGAGGACAAGATTGTTTATCGATATGACGCGGGTCGTCACGCAAGCAAGAGCTTGACGAAGGTGATGGACGTGTGGATACATCGTTCAAAGAGTCGCTACTGGAGTTTGTGGCCAAGGAGATGA